A genomic segment from Pangasianodon hypophthalmus isolate fPanHyp1 chromosome 25, fPanHyp1.pri, whole genome shotgun sequence encodes:
- the LOC128317033 gene encoding high choriolytic enzyme 1-like isoform X1 translates to MVALYIASSFWKCEDFGFSYRTLAVMFVYKVTVGLLALLFICSVRAEEELSVGELIERANRAISRNGDGPKLIERDIVVPDNSERNADPCTSAACLWPKSSDGYVYIPYLIANQYTSSELQAIQRGLNSFSSVSCIRFIQRTNERDYITIQSLNGCYSPVGRQGYSQTVSLARFGCIYLSTIQHELLHSLGFNHEQTRSDRDNYIRIVWENIIDDMKYNFNKINTLNLGTPYDYNSVMQYEKTAFSKNGLPTMVPIPNSNVPFGTATQMSQNDIIRLNKLYKC, encoded by the exons ATGGTAGCACTGTACATCGCTTCTTCTTTCTGGAAGTGTGAG GATTTTGGCTTTTCCTACAGAACACTGGCTGTCATGTTTGTGTATAAGGTGACTGTGGGCCTGCTGGCCCTGCTGTTCATCTGCTCTGTTAGAGCTGAGGAg GAGTTGTCTGTTGGGGAGTTGATCGAAAGAGCTAACAGAGCAATCA GTCGTAATGGTGATGGGCCTAAGCTGATTGAAAGAGACATTGTTGTTCCTGATAACAGTGAGAGGAATGCTGATCCCTGTACCTCTGCTGCTTGCCTGTGGCCAAAATCCTCTGATGGCTATGTCTATATTCCCTACCTCATTGCCAACCAATACA CTTCCAGTGAACTGCAGGCCATCCAGCGTGGTCTGAACTCCTTCTCCTCCGTCTCCTGCATCCGCTTCATACAACGTACCAATGAGAGGGATTACATCACCATTCAGTCCCTTAATGG ATGCTACTCTCCAGTTGGAAGACAAGGTTACAGTCAGACGGTTTCTCTGGCCCGTTTTGGCTGCATCTACCTCAGCACAATCCAGCATGAGCTGCTCCATTCTCTGGGTTTCAACCATGAACAGACCCGCAGTGACCGTGACAACTACATCCGTATTGTCTGGGAGAACATTATTGATG ACATGAAGTACAACTTCAACAAGATCAATACTCTGAACCTGGGAACTCCCTATGACTACAACTCTGTTATGCAGTATGAAAA AACTGCTTTCTCTAAGAATGGCCTGCCCACCATGGTCCCCATCCCCAACAGTAACGTGCCCTTCGGCACGGCGACACAAATGAGCCAAAATGACATTATCAGACTCAACAAACTCTACAAGTGCT aG
- the LOC128317033 gene encoding high choriolytic enzyme 1-like isoform X2: MFVYKVTVGLLALLFICSVRAEEELSVGELIERANRAISRNGDGPKLIERDIVVPDNSERNADPCTSAACLWPKSSDGYVYIPYLIANQYTSSELQAIQRGLNSFSSVSCIRFIQRTNERDYITIQSLNGCYSPVGRQGYSQTVSLARFGCIYLSTIQHELLHSLGFNHEQTRSDRDNYIRIVWENIIDDMKYNFNKINTLNLGTPYDYNSVMQYEKTAFSKNGLPTMVPIPNSNVPFGTATQMSQNDIIRLNKLYKC, encoded by the exons ATGTTTGTGTATAAGGTGACTGTGGGCCTGCTGGCCCTGCTGTTCATCTGCTCTGTTAGAGCTGAGGAg GAGTTGTCTGTTGGGGAGTTGATCGAAAGAGCTAACAGAGCAATCA GTCGTAATGGTGATGGGCCTAAGCTGATTGAAAGAGACATTGTTGTTCCTGATAACAGTGAGAGGAATGCTGATCCCTGTACCTCTGCTGCTTGCCTGTGGCCAAAATCCTCTGATGGCTATGTCTATATTCCCTACCTCATTGCCAACCAATACA CTTCCAGTGAACTGCAGGCCATCCAGCGTGGTCTGAACTCCTTCTCCTCCGTCTCCTGCATCCGCTTCATACAACGTACCAATGAGAGGGATTACATCACCATTCAGTCCCTTAATGG ATGCTACTCTCCAGTTGGAAGACAAGGTTACAGTCAGACGGTTTCTCTGGCCCGTTTTGGCTGCATCTACCTCAGCACAATCCAGCATGAGCTGCTCCATTCTCTGGGTTTCAACCATGAACAGACCCGCAGTGACCGTGACAACTACATCCGTATTGTCTGGGAGAACATTATTGATG ACATGAAGTACAACTTCAACAAGATCAATACTCTGAACCTGGGAACTCCCTATGACTACAACTCTGTTATGCAGTATGAAAA AACTGCTTTCTCTAAGAATGGCCTGCCCACCATGGTCCCCATCCCCAACAGTAACGTGCCCTTCGGCACGGCGACACAAATGAGCCAAAATGACATTATCAGACTCAACAAACTCTACAAGTGCT aG